The following proteins are encoded in a genomic region of Lachnospiraceae bacterium KM106-2:
- a CDS encoding cell division protein FtsI [peptidoglycan synthetase] → MLDIIFDKIKETVTSRVFAITMIYLVLVGGLIYRMFYLQIIHGEEYQKKYESSQTHTRAIKATRGNIYDKNGKLLAENVLTYSVIFQDYGKLTEASDINDMVANMIKLIEKNNDTIDVEFGLKLNDEGKIVYAVSGNKKKRFLKDAYSNEKLTDKELSVSAEDAYEFINYSTDTNSPKFNVDKKKYSKEMQFKITAIRYAMYMNRYSKYKQLTIASDVNEKTVAAIEENSADLKGVSIMEDTRRVYHCSTSMAHILGYTGSVGSTSLKEQGLDEEKYTSNDQIGKSGIEKEYEDYLHGTMGQEEVTLNNKKAITKIEVTKEPVAGKDVYLTIDADLQEATYKMLEEHIAGILLSKIEAGGDFSIKMTDVYYALLNNVIDVMKFSEKDASDLEKSIYNTYKHERSSVFDRLDTVLGFNSKENYNTLNKDYQDYTVYIYRLLGNKGVLLKDKIDKNDATYKKYVKDKISLSEFLQYAISKEWIDRSKFSDTDGYYSSEEIYAKMIQYTKKLLKNDSTFNKKVYKNLVASQKITGTQISLLLFEQGVIKYNKDEVAKLKSGAISASSFIRGKIKKLKITPGQLGLDPSSGSVVVTDSNSGEVRAMVSYPGYDNNKLANKIDADYYSLLTTSTASPLINRPVQQRTAPGSTYKLLTSVAGLTEGVITPSTTFNCTGKFDKFAANNPACWRKSGHGKLNVVGGIKNSCNVFFYNVGWKLSLVNGKYNSNVGLKKLKKYAEMFGFDAPSGVGFGEYQPKISDEYSVPSAIGQGTNAYTPTQINRYTDAVANKGTVYDLSIVDKIKTSSGKVVKNFNSKVHNKITTVADSTWSLVHQGAYQVVNDSNLKGLFSKATVEVAGKTGTAQEQTTRPDHALFTSFAPYDNPKVAVTAVIPHGYTSSYAAEIAGKVYQYMYPEPGTKKKHLIKNEAVTPKASASHD, encoded by the coding sequence ATGTTAGATATAATATTTGATAAAATTAAAGAAACAGTAACATCCAGGGTGTTTGCAATCACCATGATCTATTTAGTACTTGTGGGTGGATTGATTTATCGTATGTTCTATCTTCAGATCATTCACGGCGAAGAATATCAGAAAAAGTATGAAAGTTCCCAAACTCATACGAGAGCGATAAAAGCTACCAGAGGTAATATATACGATAAAAATGGTAAGCTGTTAGCAGAAAACGTACTTACGTATTCAGTTATTTTCCAAGATTATGGTAAGTTAACTGAGGCAAGCGATATCAATGATATGGTTGCCAATATGATCAAATTGATCGAAAAGAACAATGATACGATCGATGTAGAATTTGGTCTGAAATTGAATGACGAGGGAAAGATTGTATATGCAGTTAGCGGGAATAAGAAAAAGCGTTTCCTAAAAGATGCTTATTCCAATGAAAAGTTAACGGATAAGGAATTAAGCGTATCTGCAGAAGATGCATATGAATTTATCAACTATTCAACGGATACGAATAGTCCTAAGTTTAATGTTGATAAGAAGAAATATAGCAAAGAAATGCAATTCAAGATTACGGCAATTCGTTATGCAATGTATATGAACCGTTACTCGAAATACAAACAATTGACGATCGCTAGTGATGTTAATGAAAAGACGGTTGCTGCGATCGAAGAAAATTCAGCTGACTTAAAAGGTGTCAGTATCATGGAAGATACAAGACGTGTTTACCATTGTTCCACAAGTATGGCTCATATTTTGGGTTACACGGGTTCTGTTGGAAGTACCAGTTTAAAAGAACAAGGGTTAGATGAAGAGAAATATACTTCAAATGATCAAATTGGTAAAAGTGGAATTGAAAAAGAATATGAAGATTATCTCCATGGAACCATGGGACAAGAAGAAGTAACTTTAAATAATAAAAAAGCAATTACTAAAATTGAAGTTACAAAAGAGCCAGTAGCCGGAAAAGATGTTTATCTTACAATCGATGCGGATTTACAAGAAGCAACATACAAGATGTTAGAAGAACATATCGCAGGTATTTTGCTTTCAAAGATTGAAGCCGGCGGTGATTTCAGCATCAAGATGACGGATGTCTATTATGCGTTACTGAATAATGTAATTGATGTTATGAAATTTAGTGAGAAAGATGCCTCTGATTTAGAAAAGAGTATCTATAATACGTATAAGCATGAGAGAAGCAGTGTCTTTGATCGTTTGGATACAGTATTAGGATTTAATAGCAAAGAAAATTATAATACATTAAATAAAGATTATCAGGATTACACGGTTTATATTTACAGACTTCTTGGAAATAAAGGTGTCTTATTAAAGGATAAGATCGATAAAAACGATGCTACTTATAAAAAGTATGTTAAAGATAAGATCAGTCTAAGTGAGTTTTTACAGTATGCCATCAGCAAGGAATGGATCGATAGATCAAAATTCTCTGATACAGATGGTTATTACAGTTCAGAGGAAATCTATGCTAAGATGATCCAATATACGAAAAAGCTACTTAAAAATGACAGCACCTTTAATAAAAAGGTGTATAAAAACTTAGTCGCTTCACAGAAAATCACAGGAACGCAAATTAGTCTTTTATTATTTGAGCAAGGTGTGATAAAATATAATAAAGATGAAGTCGCTAAATTAAAGTCAGGAGCAATTTCAGCTTCAAGTTTTATTCGAGGAAAGATTAAAAAATTAAAGATTACTCCAGGACAGTTGGGCCTAGATCCTAGCTCTGGATCGGTTGTTGTTACAGATTCAAATTCAGGTGAAGTAAGGGCAATGGTTTCTTATCCAGGATATGATAATAATAAACTCGCGAATAAAATTGATGCAGATTACTATTCATTGTTGACAACAAGTACAGCAAGTCCATTAATCAATCGACCAGTACAGCAAAGAACGGCACCAGGTTCCACTTATAAATTATTAACCAGTGTCGCTGGATTGACAGAAGGTGTCATTACTCCGTCAACTACATTTAATTGTACCGGAAAATTTGATAAATTTGCTGCTAATAATCCTGCTTGTTGGAGAAAGTCAGGACATGGAAAGCTAAATGTCGTTGGTGGTATTAAGAATTCTTGTAATGTATTCTTCTACAATGTAGGATGGAAATTGAGTTTAGTAAATGGTAAATACAATAGTAATGTTGGTCTTAAAAAATTAAAGAAATATGCAGAGATGTTTGGATTTGATGCACCAAGTGGTGTTGGATTTGGTGAATATCAGCCGAAAATTTCGGATGAGTATTCAGTACCTTCAGCTATTGGACAAGGAACAAATGCTTATACTCCAACTCAGATCAACCGATACACGGATGCAGTTGCTAACAAAGGAACTGTTTATGATTTATCGATTGTAGATAAAATTAAGACTTCATCGGGTAAAGTTGTTAAGAACTTTAATTCAAAAGTTCATAATAAAATCACTACGGTAGCAGATTCTACTTGGAGTCTTGTGCACCAAGGAGCTTATCAGGTAGTTAATGATTCTAATTTAAAGGGATTATTTAGCAAAGCTACGGTTGAGGTAGCAGGTAAAACTGGTACCGCGCAGGAGCAAACAACCAGACCTGACCATGCATTATTTACTTCATTTGCTCCATATGATAATCCAAAAGTTGCTGTAACTGCTGTAATACCACATGGTTATACATCAAGTTATGCTGCTGAGATCGCTGGAAAAGTATATCAATATATGTATCCAGAACCAGGAACAAAGAAGAAGCATCTAATCAAAAACGAAGCGGTAACACCAAAGGCAAGTGCTTCACATGATTAA
- a CDS encoding septum site-determining protein MinC: MNNSVMIKGTKSGIIVVLDKDMPFEELKHHIAKKFQESKKFLGNANMAISFEGRELTNDEQREILDVINENSDLRVVCILANDEEIEQKFNKSLNERLLELNSNTGQFYKGNLRSGQTLESETSIIIIGDVNPGARVVSKGNVIILGSLKGNVFAGATGNENSFVVALNMQPVQIRIADIIGRSPDKPLKDEKKEVKIAFVEDGNIYIEPLTKDVINDINLY; the protein is encoded by the coding sequence ATGAATAATTCAGTAATGATAAAAGGTACAAAGTCCGGCATCATTGTCGTACTGGACAAAGATATGCCTTTTGAAGAATTAAAACATCATATCGCTAAAAAGTTTCAAGAATCTAAAAAGTTCTTGGGCAATGCCAATATGGCAATTTCCTTCGAAGGTCGTGAACTTACTAATGATGAACAAAGAGAAATTCTAGATGTCATTAATGAGAATTCAGATTTACGAGTCGTATGTATTTTAGCAAATGATGAAGAAATTGAGCAAAAGTTCAACAAATCATTGAATGAACGTTTATTAGAACTCAATTCTAATACTGGACAATTTTACAAAGGAAATCTTCGTTCCGGACAAACATTGGAATCCGAGACAAGTATCATTATCATCGGAGATGTCAATCCGGGGGCTAGAGTAGTATCCAAAGGAAATGTTATTATTCTTGGTTCCTTAAAGGGAAATGTCTTTGCAGGGGCCACAGGTAATGAAAACTCATTTGTAGTAGCGCTCAACATGCAGCCCGTTCAGATTCGGATTGCCGATATTATCGGTCGTTCACCTGATAAACCTTTAAAAGATGAAAAGAAAGAAGTAAAAATAGCGTTTGTTGAAGATGGGAATATCTATATTGAACCATTGACGAAAGATGTTATTAATGATATCAATTTATATTAA
- a CDS encoding septum site-determining protein MinD, producing the protein MGEVIVITSGKGGVGKTTTTANVGTGLAKLNKKVVLIDTDIGLRNLDVVMGLENRIVYNLVDVVEGNCRIKQALIKDKRYPNLYLLPSAQTRDKNSVTPEQMKKLADELREEFDYILMDCPAGIEQGFKNAIAGADSALVVTTPEVSAVRDADRIIGLLEANEIKNTHLIVNRLRTDMVKRGDMMSSDDVVEILAVDLIGVVPDDENIVISTNQGEPLVGNETLAGQAYMNICKRVMGEEIPLLDLNVKNGFINKLSHLFKKN; encoded by the coding sequence ATGGGAGAAGTAATCGTCATAACATCCGGAAAGGGTGGCGTTGGTAAGACTACCACTACTGCAAATGTAGGAACTGGATTAGCTAAATTAAATAAGAAAGTTGTATTAATTGATACAGATATAGGTTTACGTAATCTTGATGTAGTAATGGGATTAGAAAACCGAATTGTTTATAATCTAGTAGATGTTGTAGAAGGAAACTGCCGTATTAAGCAAGCATTGATCAAAGATAAGAGATATCCAAATCTTTATCTATTGCCTTCTGCGCAAACGAGAGATAAGAATAGTGTAACACCAGAGCAAATGAAAAAATTAGCAGATGAGCTAAGAGAGGAATTTGATTACATACTAATGGATTGTCCAGCCGGAATTGAGCAGGGCTTTAAGAATGCCATTGCCGGTGCTGATAGTGCATTAGTTGTTACTACTCCTGAAGTATCAGCAGTACGTGATGCGGATCGTATCATCGGATTGCTTGAGGCAAATGAAATCAAAAATACTCATCTAATTGTAAACCGTCTTCGTACAGATATGGTTAAACGAGGCGACATGATGTCAAGCGACGATGTGGTCGAAATTTTAGCTGTAGATTTAATCGGCGTGGTTCCTGATGATGAAAACATTGTTATTTCCACTAACCAGGGTGAACCTTTAGTTGGTAATGAAACTCTTGCCGGACAGGCTTACATGAATATTTGTAAACGTGTGATGGGAGAGGAGATTCCATTACTTGATTTAAATGTTAAGAATGGTTTTATAAATAAATTATCACATTTATTTAAAAAGAATTAA
- a CDS encoding cell division topological specificity factor MinE — translation MSFADFFRKKASSNIAKDRLKLVLVSDRANCSPEIMEQIKNDIINVISKYVEIDTSGLDIKITQTESEGNNGSVPALFANIPIKDLKTSKK, via the coding sequence ATGAGTTTTGCTGATTTCTTTAGAAAAAAAGCGTCTAGTAACATTGCGAAAGACAGACTAAAATTAGTTTTAGTTTCTGATCGTGCGAATTGTTCCCCAGAGATTATGGAACAAATTAAAAACGATATTATTAATGTCATTTCAAAATATGTCGAGATTGATACGTCAGGATTAGATATTAAAATCACACAGACGGAATCTGAAGGAAATAACGGGTCTGTTCCAGCATTGTTTGCAAACATTCCAATCAAGGACCTTAAGACTTCCAAGAAATAA
- a CDS encoding cell division protein FtsW, producing MFSFKQYNRRNFNLSLVMLVSLLCCISSYAIKLSNGASFAKQLFGLVIGLVVISIVSLIDYHFICRFVGVYYLVIIGMLVAVRFTPLGTDKGTNAYRWLDLPGFDLQPSEFAKLTIIIVLAVVFCQLEDRMDKWSTLAITGIIAMIPTFLIMKQPDLSSSLVMVFIFTMMIFAAGLSYKIVTTVLCISLPSIGFALWYVMQPGVTILENYQKGRILGFLRPDEYKDQVWQQAEAVKAIASGRLYGKLISEGPSKTRAYSTIPVNESDFIWSVIGEEFGFLGCCLIIGLLCLVIYFCIKAAKNARDDLGRLLAIGISALFMFQVFANIGVASMILPNTGLPLPFVSYGLSSLLSSMMAIGIILNIGLQQKK from the coding sequence ATGTTTAGTTTCAAACAGTACAACAGGAGAAATTTTAATCTTTCTCTTGTCATGCTTGTATCCTTGCTTTGTTGCATTAGTTCTTATGCCATCAAGTTGTCGAATGGTGCTTCTTTTGCGAAGCAGTTGTTTGGACTTGTCATAGGGCTAGTTGTAATTTCAATCGTTTCACTGATCGACTATCATTTCATCTGTCGATTTGTAGGTGTTTATTATCTTGTTATCATTGGAATGCTGGTAGCAGTAAGATTTACACCATTAGGTACCGATAAGGGCACTAACGCATATCGTTGGCTCGACCTTCCGGGATTTGATTTACAACCATCAGAATTTGCAAAGTTAACAATTATAATCGTTTTGGCTGTCGTATTCTGCCAGCTAGAGGATCGTATGGATAAATGGTCTACCTTAGCGATCACAGGAATAATTGCTATGATACCAACATTTCTTATTATGAAACAGCCCGACTTATCATCAAGTCTTGTTATGGTATTCATTTTTACCATGATGATATTTGCTGCTGGTCTGTCGTATAAGATTGTTACGACGGTATTGTGTATATCGTTGCCATCAATTGGATTTGCATTGTGGTATGTTATGCAACCGGGTGTTACTATTTTAGAAAATTACCAGAAAGGACGTATTTTAGGCTTTTTACGTCCAGATGAATACAAAGATCAGGTATGGCAGCAAGCAGAAGCAGTAAAAGCAATTGCCAGCGGAAGATTATATGGTAAGTTAATTTCAGAAGGACCAAGTAAGACAAGAGCATATTCTACCATTCCTGTTAACGAGAGTGACTTTATCTGGTCTGTTATCGGCGAAGAATTTGGATTTTTAGGTTGTTGCCTAATCATTGGATTATTATGCTTGGTAATATACTTCTGTATTAAAGCAGCAAAAAATGCAAGAGATGATTTAGGAAGATTATTAGCAATTGGAATATCAGCATTGTTTATGTTCCAGGTATTTGCCAATATAGGTGTTGCTAGTATGATTCTACCAAATACAGGATTGCCACTACCATTTGTCAGCTACGGTTTAAGTTCGTTGCTGAGTAGTATGATGGCAATCGGAATTATTTTAAATATTGGACTTCAACAAAAAAAGTAA
- a CDS encoding methylglyoxal synthase, with translation MNIGFIAHDAKKKLMQNFCIAYRGILCKHDLFATGTTGRLIEEVTNLNIHKYLAGHLGGEQQLGAQIEHNQIDLVVFLRDPLSPKSHEPDVNNVVKLCDTHNIPLATNLATAELLVKALDRGDLDWREMVR, from the coding sequence TTGAATATCGGTTTTATTGCACATGATGCAAAGAAAAAACTTATGCAGAATTTCTGTATTGCATATAGAGGAATCTTATGTAAACATGATCTTTTTGCTACAGGAACAACAGGAAGATTAATCGAAGAAGTAACTAATCTAAATATCCATAAATATTTAGCAGGACATCTTGGTGGTGAACAACAATTAGGGGCTCAGATTGAACATAATCAAATTGACTTAGTTGTATTCTTACGTGATCCATTGTCACCAAAATCACATGAACCAGATGTTAATAATGTTGTGAAATTATGTGATACACACAATATTCCACTAGCAACGAATCTTGCAACAGCAGAATTGTTAGTTAAGGCGCTTGATCGAGGAGATCTTGATTGGCGTGAGATGGTTCGTTAA
- a CDS encoding D-alanyl-D-alanine carboxypeptidase — protein MRKYFIGVLLAAVLLTGCSSSEEMLSYDNETSTSSIQAVSSNDKAKPLSSQVCVIPKDKLSTKDTTLAASASLLVDASEEKMIYADNIYQKLYPASITKILTTLVTLKHGNLDDTVTFSKEAANITYPGAKLCGFKEGDKIKLKDLLYAFMIYSGNDAGQAIAEHIAGSEDAFAVMMNKEAKAVGASNSNFVNPHGLHDDNHYTTAYDIYLIFNECIKNDTFLDIINQGSITVDYETQDGTKKQATFASTNRYLKGTARAPQGITVIGGKTGTTDKAGSCLVLYSQDSMKKGYISVVLNARTGTELFSEMTYLLGKTTKDQ, from the coding sequence ATGCGAAAGTATTTTATTGGTGTCCTACTTGCCGCTGTACTCCTGACGGGTTGTTCTTCTAGTGAGGAAATGCTCTCTTATGATAATGAAACCTCTACCTCATCAATCCAGGCCGTTTCATCAAATGATAAAGCGAAGCCATTAAGTAGTCAGGTATGTGTTATCCCAAAAGATAAGCTGAGCACAAAAGATACAACTTTGGCTGCATCTGCTTCATTGTTAGTAGATGCATCAGAGGAAAAGATGATTTATGCAGACAATATATATCAGAAACTGTATCCAGCCAGTATTACTAAAATTTTGACAACTTTAGTAACTCTAAAACATGGAAATCTTGATGATACAGTTACTTTTAGTAAAGAAGCAGCAAATATCACTTATCCAGGAGCTAAATTATGTGGATTTAAAGAAGGAGATAAGATTAAACTGAAAGATCTTCTTTATGCGTTTATGATCTATTCTGGTAATGATGCAGGGCAAGCTATCGCTGAGCACATTGCTGGAAGCGAAGACGCATTTGCGGTTATGATGAATAAAGAAGCAAAAGCAGTTGGAGCATCAAATTCTAACTTTGTTAATCCGCATGGATTACATGATGATAATCATTATACGACAGCATATGATATTTATCTTATCTTTAATGAGTGCATAAAAAATGATACTTTTTTAGATATCATAAATCAAGGTTCGATTACTGTTGATTATGAAACACAAGATGGTACGAAGAAACAAGCTACGTTTGCTAGTACCAATCGCTATCTAAAAGGTACCGCTCGTGCACCGCAAGGTATTACAGTCATCGGCGGTAAGACAGGAACGACGGATAAGGCAGGATCCTGCCTTGTATTATATTCACAGGATTCCATGAAAAAAGGGTATATTTCGGTTGTATTAAATGCCAGAACTGGTACGGAACTATTTAGCGAAATGACCTATTTATTAGGAAAAACAACAAAAGACCAATGA
- a CDS encoding membrane-fusion protein, with the protein MSIYEVTEQGVSQQSSYDGIIIRDEKVFKTDQAGFINYYATEGDKIGKNQTIYSVDETGEAEKLLAQSEDSKQLSNEDASDIREMINNFKGSYTNSNFSTVTSFKYQVEGTVLQLSNVNKLDEIKKLLKKSGNAGKFSVKKTSESGIVSYSVDGYENLKASAISDAKFKQDKYERTELRTTDEKSSNSPVYKLIRSDNWSIVVPITNDDYKLLKDKKTVNITFLKNRISANASVNIIQNGDKLYAELSLSRYLDQFLNDRFVSIQIRYQSAKGLKIPKTSVMDRKFYRIPLTYFSKSGASGDNGVTVVKYSENGEAKAKFIPATIYKQDKKYGYIDSSLLDAGDILKSPSSGGDFTVGRTSKFKIVYNVNKGYTVFRLVDIIYENEEYYLVSDDTKYGLSTYDHIVTNALTVENKQIINE; encoded by the coding sequence ATGTCGATTTATGAAGTAACCGAACAAGGGGTGTCTCAACAATCTTCGTATGATGGGATTATAATCCGAGACGAAAAGGTTTTTAAAACAGATCAAGCAGGTTTTATCAATTATTATGCAACAGAGGGTGATAAAATTGGTAAGAATCAAACGATATATTCTGTAGATGAAACTGGGGAAGCAGAGAAGTTATTAGCTCAGTCAGAAGATAGTAAACAATTAAGTAATGAGGATGCATCCGATATACGTGAAATGATCAATAATTTTAAAGGTTCATATACAAACAGTAATTTTAGCACAGTTACAAGCTTTAAATACCAAGTAGAAGGCACTGTACTACAGCTGTCGAATGTTAATAAATTAGATGAAATTAAGAAATTATTAAAGAAGAGCGGTAATGCCGGAAAGTTTTCAGTTAAGAAGACGTCAGAAAGTGGAATCGTATCTTATTCGGTTGATGGTTATGAGAACTTAAAGGCGTCAGCTATTTCGGATGCTAAATTCAAGCAAGATAAATATGAGCGTACCGAATTACGTACGACAGATGAGAAGAGTAGTAACTCTCCAGTCTATAAGTTAATTCGTTCCGATAACTGGTCGATCGTTGTTCCGATCACCAATGATGATTACAAGCTATTAAAAGATAAGAAGACGGTAAATATTACTTTTTTAAAGAATCGAATCAGCGCAAACGCATCAGTAAACATTATTCAGAATGGAGACAAGCTATATGCGGAATTAAGCTTATCTCGATATTTAGATCAATTTTTAAATGATCGTTTTGTTTCAATCCAGATTCGTTATCAGTCAGCAAAAGGATTAAAAATTCCTAAGACAAGCGTTATGGACAGAAAGTTCTACCGAATTCCACTCACTTATTTTAGTAAGAGTGGCGCGAGTGGTGACAATGGAGTTACTGTTGTGAAGTATAGTGAGAATGGAGAGGCGAAAGCAAAATTTATTCCTGCTACTATTTATAAACAAGATAAGAAATATGGCTATATTGATTCTTCTTTACTAGATGCAGGTGATATCTTAAAGTCTCCATCGAGTGGTGGTGATTTTACGGTAGGAAGAACGTCTAAGTTTAAAATTGTTTACAACGTAAATAAAGGATATACCGTATTCCGCTTAGTTGATATCATTTACGAAAATGAAGAATACTATCTTGTATCAGATGATACGAAATATGGCTTATCAACATATGATCATATCGTAACCAATGCGTTAACGGTTGAAAATAAGCAGATTATTAATGAATAA
- a CDS encoding pyridoxal phosphate enzyme, YggS family — protein sequence MVKENLKEVESRIENACKRAGRSRDEVTLIAVSKTKPVSMIREVMDAGVKEFGENKVQELSSKLEEIKEPLHWHLIGHLQRNKVKYIVDKVALIHSVDSYRLAEQINKEAEKYNIIVKILIEVNIAKEDTKFGVMEEEVEPLLTQISKLEHVKVCGLMTIAPFVENPEENRVHFRELRKLQVDIKNKNIDNISMDILSMGMTNDYEIAIEEGATMVRVGTGIFGARNYAIN from the coding sequence ATGGTTAAAGAAAACTTAAAGGAAGTAGAATCTCGCATCGAAAATGCATGTAAGAGAGCAGGACGAAGCCGTGATGAAGTTACTTTAATTGCTGTAAGCAAGACCAAACCGGTATCCATGATCCGAGAAGTAATGGATGCTGGAGTTAAGGAATTTGGTGAAAATAAAGTACAGGAACTGTCTTCTAAGCTGGAAGAGATCAAAGAACCCCTTCACTGGCATTTAATTGGTCATTTACAAAGGAACAAAGTAAAATACATTGTAGATAAAGTCGCTTTGATTCATTCTGTAGATTCTTATCGACTTGCAGAACAGATTAATAAAGAAGCTGAGAAGTACAATATTATCGTTAAAATATTGATAGAAGTTAACATCGCAAAAGAGGATACAAAGTTTGGTGTGATGGAAGAGGAGGTAGAACCTCTGCTTACTCAAATTTCCAAACTAGAACATGTAAAAGTATGTGGATTGATGACAATTGCACCATTTGTGGAGAATCCAGAAGAAAATCGTGTTCATTTTAGAGAATTGCGAAAATTACAGGTTGACATAAAAAACAAAAACATTGATAATATTTCTATGGATATTTTGTCGATGGGTATGACAAATGATTATGAAATCGCAATCGAAGAAGGTGCTACTATGGTTCGTGTAGGAACAGGAATCTTTGGTGCACGTAATTATGCAATCAATTAG
- a CDS encoding FtsZ-interacting protein related to cell division: MASMIKDFLGYLKLGDEEEFDDYDELEEENEKRHSERAERPEKTERHSTTKSFQSLSSKSEDREAAADTKRERNNYRMERTASNKIVPIRTTSKGLEVCIMKPSSFEDAQEICDMLLTGRASVVNLEGFDPLDAQRIMDFISGCIYAINGKLHQISKYIFIFSPESIDISGDYLEFMPDDGFEVPTLNKEF; encoded by the coding sequence ATGGCGAGTATGATTAAGGATTTTTTAGGCTATCTCAAGCTGGGGGATGAAGAAGAGTTTGATGATTACGATGAATTAGAAGAAGAAAATGAGAAAAGACATTCTGAAAGAGCTGAGAGACCAGAGAAGACAGAACGTCATTCTACAACTAAATCATTCCAAAGTTTATCATCAAAAAGCGAGGATCGTGAAGCAGCAGCTGATACGAAGAGAGAAAGGAATAATTACCGTATGGAAAGAACGGCGAGTAATAAAATTGTACCAATCCGCACTACTTCAAAAGGCTTAGAAGTTTGTATTATGAAACCTTCTTCTTTTGAAGACGCTCAGGAGATCTGCGATATGCTATTAACAGGACGTGCTTCTGTTGTGAATTTAGAAGGGTTTGATCCTCTAGATGCCCAAAGAATTATGGACTTTATTTCTGGATGTATTTATGCTATCAATGGTAAATTACATCAGATCTCAAAATACATTTTTATCTTTTCACCAGAATCTATCGATATTTCAGGAGATTATCTTGAATTTATGCCCGATGATGGATTTGAAGTGCCAACACTAAATAAGGAATTTTAA
- a CDS encoding cell division initiation protein DivIVA, with amino-acid sequence MLTPIEIQGKVFKSGIGYDKKEVELYLKQIAADYESVYKENVELNDKINVLSEGIQYYKTIEKTLQKALVLAEKTAEETQNAAEEKAKTIISDANVKAKEIVFESKKELDRIHLQIMNMTTQYEKFRLQFKQLANTQLEILNSNAFDLKIADLSTYTDQASSEFATASEAQPVVEDVATEPVEVLKEEVKEAVKEEAVEEPVKPLTADEVNLIDHIELNPDIINFDEAPKKEEAKETVSNEYDMKEMKAEDTSSDFEFMDLDD; translated from the coding sequence ATGCTAACACCAATTGAAATTCAAGGAAAAGTATTCAAATCAGGGATTGGATATGATAAAAAAGAAGTAGAGTTATATTTAAAGCAAATTGCAGCTGATTATGAAAGTGTATATAAAGAAAATGTCGAACTTAATGACAAGATTAATGTTTTAAGTGAAGGAATTCAGTACTATAAAACCATTGAGAAGACATTACAAAAGGCTTTGGTATTAGCAGAAAAGACAGCGGAAGAAACTCAGAATGCCGCTGAAGAAAAGGCTAAAACAATCATTTCTGATGCGAACGTAAAAGCAAAAGAAATTGTTTTTGAATCAAAGAAGGAATTAGATCGTATTCATCTTCAGATTATGAATATGACTACACAGTATGAGAAGTTCCGTTTGCAATTTAAACAATTAGCTAATACTCAACTTGAAATTTTAAATAGTAATGCATTTGATCTAAAAATAGCAGATCTTAGTACTTATACAGATCAAGCTTCTTCTGAATTTGCAACTGCAAGTGAAGCACAACCTGTTGTAGAGGATGTGGCAACTGAACCAGTAGAAGTATTGAAAGAAGAAGTAAAGGAAGCTGTTAAGGAAGAAGCTGTTGAAGAGCCGGTAAAACCATTAACAGCGGATGAAGTAAACCTTATTGATCATATTGAACTAAATCCTGATATTATTAATTTTGATGAGGCTCCTAAGAAAGAGGAAGCAAAAGAAACAGTATCAAATGAATATGATATGAAGGAAATGAAAGCGGAAGATACATCAAGTGATTTTGAATTTATGGATCTTGATGATTAA